A part of Candidatus Stoquefichus sp. SB1 genomic DNA contains:
- a CDS encoding GNAT family N-acetyltransferase, whose translation MNIRVAKVSDAKDIQRIYAPYVKNTNITFEYVIPSVEEMAKRIKKTLENYPYLVAEMDGRIVGYAYASLYRERHAYLWDSELSIYLDEDYHGKSIAKALYEKLFNILQAMHIQNVYACITYPNEKSEKFHQKFGFELIGCFHQVGYKFEKWHDVIWMEKSIGDKNDVQEVIPFSLLSSTYFELI comes from the coding sequence TAAAGTCAGTGATGCCAAAGATATTCAAAGAATTTATGCACCCTATGTAAAGAATACAAATATTACTTTTGAATATGTGATTCCTTCAGTTGAAGAGATGGCAAAACGAATCAAAAAAACACTTGAGAATTATCCTTACTTAGTAGCAGAAATGGATGGACGTATTGTTGGGTATGCTTATGCATCATTATATCGTGAACGACATGCTTATCTATGGGATAGTGAATTGTCTATTTATTTAGATGAAGATTATCACGGGAAATCTATCGCAAAAGCATTATATGAAAAATTATTCAATATTTTACAAGCTATGCATATTCAAAATGTTTATGCTTGTATTACTTATCCAAATGAAAAGAGTGAAAAATTTCATCAGAAATTTGGATTTGAATTGATTGGATGTTTTCATCAGGTAGGTTATAAATTTGAAAAATGGCATGATGTGATTTGGATGGAAAAATCAATTGGTGATAAGAATGATGTTCAGGAAGTTATTCCATTTTCATTGCTTTCATCAACATATTTTGAATTGATATAA